The following proteins come from a genomic window of Edaphobacter sp. 4G125:
- a CDS encoding TonB-dependent receptor, which produces MQKSKVIGLSNPKILLLLFALLPFLCLPQAWAQAAGTASIQGNVIDQTGAAIPSATVTLTNTGTRVARTTVTDGSGLYSLPNVPIGPYSLGVSATGFQTYTQTGIVLQVGNNIQINATLQVGNASEHVEVQASAVALDTENSTFKQVIDQTRITEMPLNGRQATQLVLISGGAVNAPAADINTSKNYPTSVVIAVAGSQGNYNNYVLDGGYHTDNFTNTNLPYPFPDALHEFSVESSSLPARNGLHPGSLVNVVTNSGTNQWHGTVFDFVRNNVINATNFFSTAKDTVKRNQFGGTLGGKIISDKLFFFGGYQGTREHKIGNATGYCLPTPAMLNGDFSQMPKSGNCASTGAAFKDPLTGAANPSRKIPVSEFSPAALALVKYLPLSQADANGRVNVALPGNNTEDQYIGRIDYTWSARHSLFGRYYLTNYNLPSYYSPSNILLTTVAGNDLRVQSFTLGDTFIFTPKFVNTFHGTYSRRRNNRGPIAGGINANTLGVKIYLYAPVDLRVQMNSGFNVGCGTCTPGFFNVNTEHFADDIDWLVGKHQIALGGEFLRTGDNTHVGYLFNGSYSFGGAASGEVLADFLTGQMTSYGTTNAFSQSRAQDTTYRQNVFGLYAQDTWHITPKLTINYGLRWEPNLFQTDKFGRGSTFDQAAFNANKHSTTFPNAPAGSFYYGDAGVPKSFTNNQWKNVSPRVSMTLDPFGTGKTVFRAGGAMMYDTPALYTSQRVASNPPFVNEIDINAQTSFDDPWNGYPGGDPFPGVFPPNASATFPTNTLWVLLQKNMKTPVIYQWTASVQQDFGRGWMFSINYLGNQQAHQWIGNGINAAVFIPGNWSGPSSCQGMPQIIVGTALYPGKIGDPCSTVGNPNARTPLTLANSTQGQGYSPTMTLITDGGTTSYHGVITAIQHRMSDNFSFLANYTWSKCLAVADNPGDIAGPAYEHTLNPRLDRGPCGFDVRHIFNTSIVARSNFHSLQGWKGALANNWQVAPLIRILSGTPLNVTSGVDNSRSGIGLDRPNLVTGGSVYTGAKIYQKSPGNLAYLNKAAFAQNTVGTYGNLSRNAFRQPNYYNVDMSVSRIFPVHERLNFQLRMEAFNVLNHPNLNAFTTSLSSGTFGNATGAADPRIFQLAGKFNF; this is translated from the coding sequence ATGCAAAAATCAAAAGTAATTGGACTATCCAATCCTAAAATCCTGCTCCTTCTGTTCGCCCTTTTACCGTTCCTATGTCTCCCGCAGGCATGGGCGCAGGCGGCGGGTACTGCCAGCATCCAGGGCAATGTTATCGACCAGACGGGAGCTGCCATTCCCAGTGCGACCGTCACCTTGACCAATACAGGAACGCGCGTCGCCCGCACCACCGTCACCGATGGTTCCGGCCTCTACAGCCTTCCCAACGTTCCCATCGGTCCTTACTCGCTTGGGGTTAGTGCCACGGGTTTTCAGACCTATACCCAGACTGGCATCGTCCTTCAGGTCGGCAATAACATCCAGATCAATGCCACCCTGCAGGTGGGCAACGCCAGCGAGCATGTTGAGGTGCAAGCCTCGGCGGTCGCGCTCGATACGGAAAACAGCACCTTCAAGCAGGTCATCGACCAGACCCGCATCACCGAGATGCCTTTGAATGGTCGTCAGGCAACCCAACTCGTGCTCATCTCCGGTGGCGCCGTCAATGCACCTGCGGCTGATATCAATACCAGCAAAAACTATCCCACCTCCGTTGTTATTGCAGTTGCGGGTAGCCAGGGCAACTACAACAACTACGTCCTCGACGGCGGCTATCACACCGACAACTTCACGAATACCAATTTGCCGTATCCGTTCCCCGATGCGTTGCACGAGTTCTCGGTCGAATCCAGCTCGCTCCCGGCCCGTAACGGTCTCCATCCCGGTTCGCTGGTCAATGTTGTGACGAACTCCGGAACCAACCAGTGGCACGGAACGGTCTTCGATTTCGTCCGCAATAACGTCATCAACGCGACCAACTTCTTCTCCACGGCCAAGGACACCGTCAAGCGGAACCAGTTCGGCGGAACCCTTGGCGGAAAGATCATTAGCGACAAGCTCTTCTTCTTCGGCGGCTACCAGGGAACCCGCGAGCATAAGATCGGAAACGCGACCGGCTACTGTCTTCCGACACCAGCCATGCTGAACGGCGATTTCAGCCAGATGCCGAAGAGCGGAAACTGCGCCAGCACCGGGGCGGCTTTCAAAGATCCCCTCACTGGAGCCGCAAATCCCAGCCGCAAAATTCCAGTCTCCGAGTTCAGTCCTGCGGCCCTGGCGCTGGTTAAATATCTCCCGCTCTCGCAAGCGGACGCCAATGGTCGCGTGAATGTTGCGCTTCCGGGCAACAATACTGAAGATCAGTACATCGGCCGTATCGACTACACCTGGAGCGCCCGTCACTCGCTCTTTGGCCGTTATTACCTCACAAACTACAACCTGCCCTCCTACTACTCGCCTTCGAACATCCTGCTCACGACCGTCGCGGGGAACGACCTGCGAGTGCAGAGCTTTACTCTCGGCGATACCTTCATCTTCACGCCGAAGTTCGTCAACACCTTCCACGGCACCTACTCCCGCCGCCGCAACAACCGCGGCCCAATCGCAGGTGGCATCAACGCCAATACTCTCGGCGTCAAGATCTACCTCTATGCTCCCGTTGATCTTCGTGTCCAGATGAACAGCGGCTTCAACGTCGGTTGCGGAACCTGTACTCCTGGCTTCTTCAACGTCAACACTGAACACTTTGCCGACGACATCGACTGGCTTGTCGGCAAACACCAGATCGCTCTGGGCGGTGAATTCCTTCGCACCGGCGATAACACTCACGTCGGCTATCTCTTCAACGGCAGCTATTCCTTCGGTGGAGCAGCCTCCGGAGAGGTCCTGGCGGACTTCCTCACCGGCCAGATGACCAGCTACGGAACGACCAACGCGTTCAGCCAGAGCCGCGCTCAGGACACCACCTATCGTCAAAACGTCTTCGGCCTCTATGCCCAGGACACCTGGCATATCACGCCGAAACTCACCATCAACTATGGCCTGCGCTGGGAGCCAAATCTCTTCCAGACTGATAAGTTTGGCCGCGGATCGACCTTCGATCAGGCAGCCTTCAACGCCAACAAGCACTCGACCACGTTTCCCAATGCTCCTGCCGGGTCCTTCTACTACGGCGATGCTGGTGTTCCCAAGTCCTTCACCAATAACCAATGGAAGAACGTCTCGCCGCGTGTCTCCATGACGCTCGATCCCTTCGGCACCGGCAAGACCGTCTTCCGCGCAGGCGGGGCTATGATGTACGACACGCCCGCCCTCTATACCTCGCAGCGTGTCGCCTCCAACCCGCCGTTCGTCAATGAGATTGACATCAACGCACAGACGTCTTTTGACGATCCCTGGAACGGTTATCCCGGTGGAGATCCCTTCCCCGGAGTCTTCCCGCCAAATGCCTCGGCGACCTTCCCCACCAATACCCTCTGGGTGCTGTTGCAGAAGAACATGAAGACCCCGGTTATCTACCAGTGGACGGCCAGCGTTCAGCAGGACTTCGGTCGCGGCTGGATGTTCTCCATCAACTACCTTGGCAACCAGCAGGCCCATCAGTGGATCGGCAACGGCATCAACGCCGCCGTCTTTATTCCGGGCAACTGGTCAGGGCCAAGTTCTTGCCAGGGCATGCCCCAGATTATAGTCGGAACGGCTCTTTATCCCGGCAAGATTGGCGACCCCTGCTCGACGGTCGGTAATCCAAACGCTCGCACCCCGTTGACTCTGGCCAACAGCACCCAGGGACAGGGTTACAGCCCCACCATGACCCTGATCACCGATGGAGGAACCACCAGCTATCACGGTGTCATTACAGCCATCCAGCACCGCATGTCCGACAACTTCAGCTTCCTGGCCAACTACACCTGGTCCAAGTGCCTTGCTGTTGCGGATAACCCGGGCGACATCGCTGGTCCGGCCTACGAACACACGCTGAATCCGCGGCTCGATCGCGGTCCGTGCGGCTTCGACGTTCGTCATATCTTCAATACGTCCATCGTCGCTCGCAGTAACTTCCACTCGCTCCAGGGCTGGAAGGGCGCGCTGGCCAACAACTGGCAGGTTGCCCCGCTCATCCGTATCCTCTCCGGAACGCCTCTTAACGTGACCTCTGGTGTGGACAACTCCCGCAGCGGCATCGGACTCGACCGGCCAAACCTGGTGACAGGCGGCTCCGTATACACGGGTGCCAAAATCTACCAGAAATCGCCCGGCAATCTGGCTTACCTCAACAAGGCTGCATTTGCTCAAAACACCGTGGGAACCTACGGAAACCTGAGCCGCAATGCTTTCCGTCAGCCGAACTACTATAACGTGGACATGTCGGTCAGCCGGATCTTCCCGGTCCATGAGCGGCTCAACTTCCAGCTCCGGATGGAAGCCTTCAACGTCCTTAACCATCCCAATCTAAACGCCTTCACCACGTCGCTCAGCTCGGGGACCTTTGGCAACGCCACCGGTGCGGCCGATCCTCGTATCTTCCAGCTCGCCGGGAAGTTCAACTTCTAA
- the prmC gene encoding peptide chain release factor N(5)-glutamine methyltransferase: protein MISKTPTASDASATCNLQLAIFMTLREAIQSAAERLAQDQHLRDSARRDAELLLQHRLNLTRAGLLANPARSLTPTELQDYENLIARRLLHEPVQYITGVQEFYALPLRVTPAVLIPRPETEHLVEAVLERLPHDRPVTIVDIGTGSGAIALALATHLPQAAITAIDLSPAALEIAKANAHALELSSRVRFLVSDLLASLSPSEIHAGFDAIVSNPPYIPASDASGLHPQVREHEPRQALFAGVDGLEIYRRLIPQAFKALKPGGLLAVEIGHGQKNDLATLLAGWTQVVFVDDLQSIPRVALARRTVNLV from the coding sequence ATGATCTCCAAAACCCCTACCGCCAGCGACGCCTCGGCAACCTGTAACCTGCAACTGGCAATTTTTATGACACTCCGCGAAGCCATCCAATCTGCCGCAGAACGACTCGCCCAAGATCAACATCTGCGTGACAGTGCTCGTCGCGACGCTGAACTGCTCCTGCAGCACCGGCTTAACCTCACGCGGGCAGGCTTGCTCGCCAATCCAGCTCGTAGCCTCACCCCCACCGAACTACAGGATTACGAGAACCTGATTGCCCGACGCCTGCTCCACGAACCCGTCCAGTACATCACCGGCGTGCAGGAGTTCTATGCTCTTCCTCTTCGCGTCACCCCTGCCGTGCTTATTCCTCGGCCCGAGACCGAACACCTCGTCGAGGCCGTGCTCGAACGGCTTCCGCACGACCGCCCCGTTACCATCGTCGACATCGGCACCGGCTCCGGAGCTATCGCCCTCGCGCTGGCGACCCATCTTCCTCAGGCAGCGATAACCGCCATCGACCTTTCCCCGGCGGCATTGGAGATCGCCAAGGCAAATGCCCACGCGCTTGAGCTCTCCTCACGGGTCCGTTTTCTTGTCTCTGATCTGCTGGCTTCGCTCTCCCCTTCGGAAATACATGCCGGCTTCGATGCCATCGTCAGCAATCCGCCTTATATCCCCGCTTCCGATGCTTCTGGACTACATCCCCAGGTTCGAGAGCACGAACCACGGCAGGCCCTCTTTGCCGGTGTCGACGGACTCGAGATATATCGCCGCCTCATCCCCCAGGCCTTTAAAGCTCTCAAGCCAGGCGGTTTGCTCGCCGTCGAGATTGGCCACGGGCAAAAAAACGACCTCGCTACCCTCCTCGCAGGCTGGACGCAGGTGGTTTTTGTGGATGACCTTCAGTCCATTCCACGGGTCGCCCTGGCGCGGCGGACGGTTAATTTGGTCTGA
- a CDS encoding VOC family protein, with the protein MSLRRICFLAIFLAFFLPLQAQQTPPLAGIAHLALRVRSLDASREFYNKLGFEEAFALKDKEGKPRESFIKINDHQFIELYPANPEVPREASIGFLHACFEGDDLQAVHDDYVAHGLPPTAVRKAGAGNLLFTMKGPEDANGTAQNLEYTQYQPGSLHYNDRGQHLGQDRVADSIHSVALAMRDPSAARDFYLNQLSFKSIAGDPMFLHMPGNSGQEVEITPADSLGPKARFTLRTSNLSRAARLIRKQKIEVLKSKDALTISDPDGNLIMIREQ; encoded by the coding sequence CTCGCATTCTTCCTTCCGCTTCAGGCGCAGCAGACGCCGCCCTTAGCTGGCATCGCTCATCTTGCCCTTCGAGTGCGTTCGCTCGATGCCTCCCGCGAGTTTTACAACAAACTCGGCTTCGAAGAGGCCTTTGCACTTAAAGACAAAGAGGGCAAGCCCCGCGAGAGCTTCATCAAGATCAACGATCACCAATTCATCGAGCTCTACCCCGCGAATCCCGAAGTCCCGCGCGAGGCCTCCATCGGTTTCCTTCACGCCTGCTTTGAAGGCGATGACCTTCAGGCAGTTCATGACGACTACGTCGCTCACGGACTCCCCCCCACCGCAGTTCGCAAGGCCGGGGCAGGAAACCTTCTCTTTACGATGAAAGGCCCTGAGGACGCCAACGGCACCGCGCAAAACCTCGAATACACCCAGTACCAACCCGGATCTCTCCATTACAATGATCGCGGCCAACATCTTGGTCAGGATCGCGTCGCCGATTCGATCCACTCCGTTGCCCTGGCCATGCGCGATCCCTCTGCCGCACGGGACTTCTACCTCAACCAGCTCTCCTTCAAGTCCATTGCAGGCGACCCCATGTTTCTGCACATGCCCGGAAACTCCGGGCAGGAGGTCGAGATCACTCCTGCGGATTCGCTTGGTCCAAAGGCCCGCTTCACGTTGCGCACGTCGAACCTTTCGCGGGCAGCCCGTCTCATCCGCAAGCAGAAGATAGAGGTCCTCAAATCGAAAGATGCGCTCACAATCTCCGATCCCGACGGCAATCTGATCATGATTCGGGAGCAGTAG
- a CDS encoding nuclear transport factor 2 family protein — translation MMATAELDKMTTAELQEHLYSLEERLLHPDRERDRNALLDLIVPEFKEFCTSGRVFNANQLGHELLSSAARPATMSYFYVTPLGENSALATYQITTSNSTSRHSSIWVRRNGQWQMYFHQGTVSA, via the coding sequence ATGATGGCCACGGCTGAATTAGACAAGATGACGACGGCTGAATTACAGGAACACCTCTACTCTCTCGAAGAACGTCTTCTCCACCCCGATCGCGAAAGAGACCGTAACGCTCTGCTCGACCTGATCGTGCCTGAATTCAAGGAGTTCTGCACCTCTGGCCGCGTCTTCAACGCCAATCAGCTCGGCCACGAGCTCCTCAGCAGTGCCGCCCGACCGGCAACCATGAGCTACTTTTACGTCACTCCGCTGGGAGAAAACTCCGCGTTGGCCACCTACCAGATCACGACGTCGAACTCTACCTCCCGCCATTCTTCCATCTGGGTTCGCCGCAACGGCCAATGGCAGATGTACTTCCATCAAGGCACTGTCTCCGCCTAG
- a CDS encoding DUF2251 domain-containing protein: MESLTFTPGRAFLSSDSPTAPPWTVVFEDEGIAGYFYACDRSQTTHEESILDAMLIYNVAALAKSDAELERPEPERIAAVEWSRDGLQAVLYLDGIPQGLYDFKERAGYCRMNFPNFLEEKGDTWRKSTHAWSESMIQRFEMELYGLAKSAESSE; the protein is encoded by the coding sequence ATGGAGTCGCTTACTTTTACCCCCGGCCGCGCTTTTCTGTCCTCGGATTCGCCGACGGCCCCGCCGTGGACGGTGGTGTTTGAAGATGAGGGAATCGCAGGATACTTTTACGCCTGCGACCGTTCGCAGACGACGCACGAAGAGAGCATCCTGGACGCGATGCTGATCTATAACGTTGCTGCGCTGGCCAAAAGTGATGCCGAACTGGAGCGTCCCGAGCCGGAACGGATTGCCGCGGTGGAGTGGTCACGGGATGGATTGCAGGCCGTACTGTACCTGGACGGGATTCCGCAGGGACTGTACGACTTCAAGGAGCGTGCCGGATACTGCCGCATGAACTTCCCGAACTTCCTGGAGGAAAAGGGAGATACCTGGCGAAAGTCGACCCATGCATGGTCGGAGTCGATGATCCAGAGGTTCGAGATGGAGTTGTATGGATTGGCGAAATCGGCAGAATCCAGTGAATAG